A part of Streptomyces sp. NBC_01235 genomic DNA contains:
- a CDS encoding HlyD family efflux transporter periplasmic adaptor subunit, with protein MQFRQQALAKLQSPEELDLPVRFARPQGWLVLSVTVAVMAAGSVWAVTGSVTSTVSAPAVLTHGEGSYILQSPAAGQVTAVLAKEGERLPANSPVLKVRTAEGDAVVRTVAAGRITALAATIGQIISTGANVAAVEKVAGADDPLYATVYVPAENAASIPADAAVDLTVQTVPSQEYGVLRGHVKSVDRTAQSAQQISAFLGDSQLGEQFTEDGRPVAVLVRLDRSSATKSGYEWSSADGPPYALASMTMATGSIRLADQRPVDWLLP; from the coding sequence GTGCAGTTCCGCCAACAGGCCCTCGCCAAGCTCCAGTCGCCGGAGGAACTCGACCTGCCGGTGCGTTTCGCGCGCCCGCAGGGCTGGCTGGTGCTGTCCGTGACCGTGGCCGTCATGGCGGCCGGGTCCGTGTGGGCGGTGACCGGCTCGGTCACGTCCACGGTGAGCGCGCCCGCCGTCCTCACCCACGGTGAGGGCAGCTACATCCTGCAGAGCCCCGCCGCGGGCCAGGTCACCGCCGTCCTGGCGAAGGAGGGCGAGCGGTTGCCCGCGAACTCCCCCGTGCTGAAGGTGCGGACGGCCGAGGGCGACGCCGTGGTGCGCACGGTCGCCGCGGGCCGGATCACCGCGCTCGCCGCCACCATCGGGCAGATCATCTCCACCGGCGCGAACGTCGCCGCGGTGGAGAAGGTCGCGGGAGCCGACGACCCGCTGTACGCCACGGTGTACGTGCCCGCGGAGAACGCGGCCTCCATACCTGCGGACGCGGCCGTCGACCTGACCGTGCAGACCGTGCCGTCCCAGGAGTACGGCGTGCTGCGCGGTCATGTGAAGTCGGTTGACCGCACGGCCCAGTCGGCGCAGCAGATCTCCGCCTTCCTCGGCGACAGCCAGCTCGGGGAGCAGTTCACCGAGGACGGGCGCCCGGTGGCGGTCCTGGTCCGCCTCGACAGGTCCTCGGCGACGAAGAGCGGCTACGAGTGGTCGTCCGCGGACGGACCGCCGTACGCGCTCGCCTCCATGACCATGGCCACGGGTTCGATCCGGCTGGCCGACCAGCGTCCCGTCGATTGGCTGCTCCCGTGA
- a CDS encoding type A2 lantipeptide, with product MNSTPQVETVEISDAELDNVSGGLSLNALGTVTGLVDGIAPVSGLVDTAVGTVEGVTGLSTAPVTNLVAGL from the coding sequence ATGAACTCCACCCCCCAGGTTGAGACCGTCGAGATCTCCGACGCCGAGCTGGACAACGTCTCCGGCGGTCTGTCCCTGAACGCCCTCGGCACCGTCACCGGCCTGGTGGACGGCATCGCCCCGGTCTCCGGCCTGGTCGACACGGCCGTCGGCACGGTCGAGGGTGTCACCGGCCTCAGCACGGCCCCGGTCACCAACCTGGTCGCCGGTCTCTGA
- a CDS encoding PaaI family thioesterase: MTMTTAEADKILSDNFAPWVLALGLSVEALGEDRAILRLPWSQELAREGGGLSGQALMAAADTATVIAVSAARGAYGPMTTVQQSTSFQRAVADSDVLIQAVLTKLGRRMAFADITMTAERTGELAARASTVYALLG, from the coding sequence ATGACGATGACGACCGCCGAAGCCGACAAGATCCTTTCCGACAACTTCGCACCCTGGGTGCTCGCCCTCGGCCTGTCCGTCGAGGCGCTGGGCGAGGACCGGGCGATTCTGCGTCTCCCCTGGTCACAGGAGCTGGCACGGGAGGGCGGAGGGCTCTCGGGGCAGGCGCTGATGGCGGCCGCGGACACCGCCACCGTGATCGCCGTGTCGGCCGCCCGCGGGGCCTACGGACCGATGACGACGGTGCAGCAGTCGACCTCGTTCCAGCGCGCGGTGGCCGATTCGGATGTCCTGATCCAAGCGGTGCTGACGAAGCTCGGGCGCCGGATGGCGTTCGCGGACATCACCATGACGGCCGAGCGGACGGGTGAACTGGCGGCCCGGGCGAGCACGGTCTACGCCCTGCTGGGCTGA
- a CDS encoding S1 family peptidase, with protein MSHKRVTKRKAIVAAGGVAALGAAAILLPQANASQDGGSNNAATVKTLKAGDASDLASQLEKLLGDAFAGSYYDSDGKQLVVNVVNVSGDENNVVVQAKKAGAKVREVENSTAELKAAAQTLKTKATIPGTSWAVDPKTNKILVTADSTVTGTKWDKIESTVKTLGSSMATIQKSAGTLKPLVSGGDAIFGGGARCSLGFNVTAGDGSPAFLTAGHCGVAAKQWSDSQDGQPIATVDQATFPGDGDFALVKYDDPNTQAPSEVNTGQQTVQISQAADATVGTQVFRMGSTTGLNDGQVLGLDATVNYPEGTVTGLIQTDVCAEPGDSGGSLFTQDGQAIGLTSGGSGDCTVGGETFFQPVTTALAAVGATLGAGGAGAGGAGAGAGAVDENGDGIDDQTGEAIQGGGAGAGAGAVDENGDGIDDQTGEAIQGGGAGAGAGAVDENGDGIDDQTGEAIQGGGEAAANGGADENANGGVDETGNGQDQSGNSQEGGSGVTESH; from the coding sequence TTGAGTCACAAGCGAGTTACGAAGCGCAAGGCCATCGTCGCGGCTGGCGGTGTGGCAGCGCTCGGAGCGGCGGCCATCCTGCTTCCCCAGGCCAACGCCTCCCAGGACGGCGGCTCCAACAACGCTGCCACGGTGAAGACCCTGAAGGCGGGCGACGCCTCGGACCTCGCCTCACAGCTCGAGAAGCTGCTCGGTGACGCCTTCGCCGGTTCCTACTACGACTCCGACGGCAAGCAGCTCGTCGTCAACGTCGTGAACGTCTCCGGTGACGAGAACAACGTCGTCGTGCAGGCGAAGAAGGCGGGCGCCAAGGTCCGCGAGGTGGAGAACAGCACGGCCGAACTCAAGGCGGCCGCACAGACGTTGAAGACCAAGGCGACCATCCCGGGCACCTCCTGGGCCGTCGACCCCAAGACGAACAAGATCCTCGTCACCGCCGACTCCACGGTCACCGGCACCAAGTGGGACAAGATCGAGTCGACCGTGAAGACCCTCGGCTCCAGCATGGCGACGATCCAGAAGTCGGCCGGCACCCTGAAGCCCCTCGTCTCCGGCGGCGACGCGATATTCGGCGGCGGAGCGCGCTGCTCCCTCGGCTTCAACGTGACGGCGGGCGACGGCTCCCCGGCCTTCCTGACGGCCGGTCACTGCGGGGTAGCGGCCAAGCAGTGGTCCGACTCCCAGGACGGCCAGCCCATCGCCACGGTCGACCAGGCGACCTTCCCGGGCGACGGCGACTTCGCGCTTGTGAAGTACGACGACCCGAACACCCAGGCGCCCAGCGAGGTCAACACCGGTCAGCAGACCGTCCAGATCTCCCAGGCCGCCGACGCGACGGTCGGCACACAGGTCTTCCGGATGGGCAGCACCACCGGTCTCAACGACGGTCAGGTCCTCGGCCTCGACGCCACGGTGAACTACCCCGAGGGCACCGTCACCGGCCTCATCCAGACGGACGTCTGCGCAGAGCCCGGCGACAGCGGCGGCTCGCTCTTCACCCAGGACGGCCAGGCGATCGGCCTGACCTCGGGCGGCAGCGGCGACTGCACCGTCGGCGGCGAGACCTTCTTCCAGCCGGTGACCACCGCCCTGGCCGCGGTCGGCGCGACGCTCGGCGCCGGCGGCGCCGGCGCCGGCGGCGCGGGAGCCGGTGCTGGTGCCGTGGACGAGAACGGTGACGGCATCGACGACCAGACGGGCGAAGCCATTCAGGGTGGCGGCGCGGGAGCCGGTGCTGGTGCCGTGGACGAGAACGGCGATGGCATCGACGACCAGACGGGCGAAGCCATTCAGGGCGGCGGCGCGGGAGCCGGTGCTGGTGCCGTGGACGAGAACGGTGACGGCATCGACGACCAGACGGGCGAAGCCATTCAGGGCGGCGGCGAAGCGGCGGCCAACGGTGGTGCTGACGAGAACGCCAACGGTGGCGTGGACGAGACCGGCAACGGCCAGGACCAGTCCGGCAACAGCCAGGAGGGCGGTTCGGGTGTGACCGAGTCGCACTGA
- a CDS encoding SpoIIE family protein phosphatase: MPEQTSGQAPAAVSAPVGRPLLSLALTSMMDAVGAHSGAVYLRPGDEPMLEMAVMAGLPRAFAAPWERVGLNAPIPVAEAARERRLVWVGGEEDMARHYPRIAVVLPYPFALAALPVATASRVYGAVFVTWPGSHPAELSDRERRELTSACERLALRLERAAAQNRSVRAESDLLDAGPLGGVSDTLGTLEAARMVARLPYGMCSLDLSGRVGFANSAASELLGVPVSGLLGSQLWAAVPWLNDPVYEERYRAALISQNATSFVALRPPSEWLSFRLYPSTTGLSVRISRARVVSEMRPSAPRTGDAPTLLVSMSQALSLAGALTETVSVQDVVQLVADEIAPAVGSQALALLGARAGRLHVLGHHGYPDPHTVERFDGMPLTAPTPGARAVAHGVPAFFDSRQQLEHLYPARQSIPGGFSAWAFLPLIASGRPVGACVLAYSEPHPFSTHERAVLTSLAGLIAQALDRALLYDVKHRLAHGLQAALLPPSLPSLPGIEATARYLPATRGMEIGGDFYDLVPSQPLPAAVIGDVQGHNVTAAGLMGQIRTAVRAYTTVGQEPAEVMRSTNRLLIDLGSELFASCLYLRLDPARGRAVMARAGHPPPLLRRADGRVRVLNLAGGPLLGIDASATYPTTEVELAPGCVLALYTDGLIETPGVDIEDAVADLGRRLGEAGDRPLEELADELVGHYAAAEERMDDVALLLLRARGDA; encoded by the coding sequence GTGCCCGAGCAGACGTCCGGTCAGGCTCCGGCGGCCGTGTCGGCGCCGGTCGGCCGGCCGCTGCTCTCGCTGGCGCTGACATCGATGATGGACGCCGTCGGGGCGCACTCCGGTGCCGTGTATCTGCGTCCCGGCGACGAACCGATGCTGGAGATGGCGGTGATGGCCGGGCTGCCCCGGGCCTTCGCGGCACCCTGGGAGCGGGTGGGGCTGAACGCGCCGATCCCGGTCGCCGAGGCGGCGCGCGAGCGGCGCCTGGTGTGGGTGGGCGGGGAGGAGGACATGGCCCGCCACTATCCGCGGATCGCCGTCGTCCTGCCGTATCCCTTCGCGCTGGCCGCTCTGCCGGTGGCGACCGCGTCGCGGGTGTACGGCGCGGTCTTCGTCACCTGGCCCGGTTCCCATCCGGCGGAGCTGTCCGACCGGGAGCGCCGGGAGCTGACGTCGGCCTGCGAGCGGCTCGCGCTGCGGCTGGAGCGCGCCGCGGCGCAGAACCGGTCGGTGCGCGCCGAGTCGGATCTGCTGGACGCGGGGCCGCTGGGCGGTGTCTCGGACACGCTCGGCACGCTGGAGGCGGCACGGATGGTGGCCCGGCTGCCGTACGGGATGTGCTCGCTGGACCTGAGCGGGCGGGTGGGCTTCGCCAACTCCGCCGCGTCCGAACTGCTCGGTGTCCCGGTGAGCGGACTGCTGGGCTCGCAGCTGTGGGCGGCCGTGCCATGGCTGAACGATCCCGTCTACGAGGAGCGCTACCGGGCCGCGCTGATCAGTCAGAACGCCACCTCGTTCGTGGCGCTGCGCCCGCCCTCCGAGTGGCTGTCGTTCCGGCTGTATCCGAGCACCACGGGGCTCAGCGTGCGGATCAGCCGGGCCCGGGTGGTGTCGGAGATGCGCCCGTCCGCCCCCCGGACCGGGGACGCGCCGACCCTGCTCGTGTCGATGTCGCAGGCGCTGAGTCTGGCCGGGGCGCTCACCGAGACGGTGAGTGTGCAGGACGTGGTGCAGCTGGTCGCGGACGAGATCGCGCCGGCGGTGGGCAGTCAGGCCCTGGCGCTGCTCGGTGCGCGGGCCGGCCGGCTGCACGTGCTCGGGCACCACGGGTATCCCGACCCGCACACCGTGGAGCGGTTCGACGGGATGCCGCTGACCGCCCCGACCCCGGGCGCGCGCGCCGTCGCCCACGGCGTCCCGGCGTTCTTCGACTCCCGGCAGCAGCTGGAGCACCTCTACCCGGCCCGGCAGAGCATCCCCGGCGGCTTCTCCGCCTGGGCCTTTCTGCCGCTGATCGCCTCCGGCCGCCCGGTGGGCGCCTGTGTGCTGGCCTACTCCGAGCCCCACCCGTTCTCCACGCACGAGCGGGCGGTGCTGACCAGCCTGGCCGGGCTGATCGCACAGGCCCTGGACCGGGCCCTGCTGTACGACGTCAAACACCGGCTGGCGCACGGGTTGCAGGCCGCGCTGCTGCCGCCCTCGCTGCCGTCGCTGCCCGGTATCGAGGCGACCGCCCGCTATCTGCCCGCCACGCGGGGCATGGAGATCGGCGGGGACTTCTACGACCTGGTGCCCTCGCAGCCACTGCCGGCGGCCGTGATCGGGGATGTGCAGGGGCACAACGTGACCGCGGCCGGGCTGATGGGGCAGATCCGGACCGCCGTGCGCGCGTACACGACGGTCGGGCAGGAGCCCGCGGAGGTCATGCGCAGCACCAACCGGCTGTTGATCGACCTCGGCTCCGAGCTGTTCGCGAGTTGCCTGTACCTGCGGCTGGACCCGGCCCGCGGGCGGGCGGTCATGGCCCGGGCCGGGCATCCTCCGCCGCTGCTGCGCCGGGCGGACGGCCGGGTGCGCGTCCTGAACCTCGCGGGCGGCCCGCTGCTGGGCATCGACGCCTCGGCGACGTATCCGACGACGGAGGTCGAGCTCGCCCCCGGCTGTGTCCTCGCCCTGTACACGGACGGGCTCATCGAGACGCCGGGCGTGGACATCGAGGACGCGGTGGCCGACCTGGGGCGGCGGCTCGGCGAGGCCGGGGACCGTCCGCTGGAGGAGCTGGCCGACGAGCTGGTGGGGCACTACGCGGCGGCGGAGGAGCGGATGGACGACGTGGCGCTGCTGTTGCTGCGGGCCCGGGGGGACGCCTGA
- a CDS encoding SpoIIE family protein phosphatase — MVSKGAAERRTGPLCAEIALKTITADPVSPERVRRTLEQALVFAGAALAAVYRPGDDGELLSLVESAGVPRTLYGLRESYPRAGRSPAADAHRTGRPVWLGPGELADCAESRRMPARDVHLAALPVGAGPDGCLLAVSERPGGFGADDRTCLELVAEAVALPAPAAPAEGEEPRAGAFSLAMDTGRVDVGDDILALFDLPRTEFDGRVETLLGLTVPEDLPSLMSVVEADHMSIGDRELEFRVLQPAGPPRWLRLRGRLLPGSDGRPARLVGTVADVSTLRDEVTDVVRVQRLAAALATAGTVHDVSQAVVAALRKPLRADRIALAELENERLVVTVLDPPEPESWPELWRLEWRSEWPDAPVQTMPTLAAALREGRARIWPAGTDLEPALAEVGPGGLAVLPLSAGGRMAGACLIGWDEPHDFGPDERALLTASAGLAGEALMRAHAFDAEHELVGMLQRQLLPRRLPLLPGGVAVARYLPATAGLELGGDWYDVIPLPDHHVALVIGDVQGHSAGAATLMGQMRTALRAYAAEGHPPDVVVAHANRLLMELETDLFVTCCYVDVDMEEGTAWCVRAGHPPPVLRHPDGSTDIVETEGGPPLGVVTRAEFPMTPLRLLPGTVIALTTDGLVESADLDIDTGLDRLAHELSASDPAHLDLVADALLGNAHRGDDIALLLIRYDGMAVKPLRDGWTVWRVPEASRHARRFTRRTLRAWGITDAAADAALLVVSELVTNALVHTDGQVRLDLTLMNQRLRVAVTDTSPRTPVKPTNLGWEATGGRGILLVEAMSDAWGTVPVSGGKQVWSELVLEH, encoded by the coding sequence GTGGTCAGTAAGGGTGCCGCGGAGCGCAGAACGGGACCCCTGTGTGCCGAAATCGCCCTCAAAACGATCACGGCCGATCCCGTCTCGCCCGAACGGGTACGCCGTACGCTCGAACAGGCGCTCGTCTTCGCGGGCGCGGCCCTCGCCGCCGTCTACAGACCAGGCGACGACGGTGAGCTGCTGAGCCTGGTCGAGTCCGCCGGAGTCCCACGGACGCTGTACGGGCTGCGCGAGAGCTATCCCCGCGCCGGGCGGTCACCGGCCGCCGACGCCCACCGCACCGGCCGGCCGGTGTGGCTGGGCCCGGGAGAGCTCGCCGACTGCGCGGAGTCACGGCGGATGCCTGCCCGCGACGTCCATCTGGCGGCCCTGCCCGTCGGCGCGGGCCCGGACGGCTGTCTGCTCGCCGTCAGCGAGCGCCCCGGAGGCTTCGGCGCCGACGACCGCACCTGCCTGGAGCTCGTCGCCGAGGCCGTCGCCCTCCCCGCCCCGGCCGCCCCCGCCGAGGGCGAGGAACCGCGCGCGGGCGCCTTCAGCCTGGCCATGGACACCGGCCGCGTCGACGTCGGCGACGACATCCTGGCGCTGTTCGACCTGCCTCGGACGGAGTTCGACGGCCGGGTGGAGACCCTGCTCGGGCTCACCGTCCCCGAGGACCTGCCCTCACTGATGTCCGTCGTCGAGGCCGACCACATGTCCATCGGCGACCGCGAGCTGGAGTTCCGGGTGCTCCAGCCCGCCGGACCGCCCCGGTGGCTCAGACTGCGCGGCCGTCTGCTGCCCGGCAGCGACGGCCGACCGGCGCGGCTCGTCGGCACCGTCGCCGACGTCTCCACCCTGCGCGACGAGGTCACCGACGTCGTCCGCGTCCAGCGCCTGGCCGCCGCGCTCGCCACCGCCGGCACCGTCCACGACGTCAGCCAGGCCGTCGTCGCCGCCCTGCGCAAGCCGCTGCGGGCCGACCGGATCGCGCTCGCCGAACTGGAGAACGAGCGGCTCGTGGTCACCGTCCTCGACCCGCCCGAACCCGAGTCCTGGCCCGAGCTGTGGCGGTTGGAGTGGCGCTCCGAGTGGCCCGACGCGCCCGTGCAGACCATGCCCACCCTCGCCGCCGCCCTGCGCGAGGGCCGCGCCCGGATCTGGCCCGCCGGAACCGACCTGGAACCGGCCCTCGCCGAGGTCGGCCCGGGCGGCCTGGCCGTGCTGCCGCTGTCCGCCGGGGGCCGCATGGCCGGCGCCTGCCTGATCGGCTGGGACGAACCGCACGACTTCGGCCCCGACGAGCGCGCCCTGCTCACCGCCTCCGCCGGTCTGGCGGGCGAGGCCCTGATGCGGGCCCACGCCTTCGACGCCGAGCACGAACTCGTCGGCATGCTCCAGCGCCAGCTGCTCCCGCGCCGCCTGCCCCTCCTCCCCGGCGGGGTCGCCGTCGCCCGCTACCTGCCCGCCACCGCAGGGCTGGAGCTCGGCGGCGACTGGTACGACGTGATCCCGCTGCCCGACCACCACGTGGCCCTCGTCATCGGCGACGTCCAGGGACACAGCGCGGGCGCCGCCACCCTCATGGGGCAGATGCGCACCGCCCTGCGCGCCTACGCGGCCGAGGGCCACCCGCCGGACGTGGTCGTGGCCCACGCCAACCGGCTCCTGATGGAGCTGGAGACCGACCTCTTCGTGACCTGCTGCTACGTCGACGTCGACATGGAGGAGGGCACCGCCTGGTGCGTGCGGGCCGGGCACCCGCCGCCCGTCCTGCGTCACCCGGACGGCTCCACCGACATCGTCGAGACGGAAGGCGGCCCCCCGCTCGGTGTCGTGACGCGGGCCGAGTTCCCGATGACCCCGCTGCGGCTGCTGCCCGGCACCGTCATCGCGCTGACCACGGACGGGCTCGTGGAATCCGCCGACCTGGACATCGACACCGGCCTCGACCGGCTCGCCCACGAACTGTCCGCCTCCGACCCCGCCCACCTCGACCTCGTCGCCGACGCCCTGCTGGGCAACGCCCACCGCGGCGACGACATCGCCCTGCTCCTCATCCGCTACGACGGCATGGCCGTCAAACCCCTGCGCGACGGCTGGACGGTGTGGCGCGTGCCCGAGGCGTCCCGGCACGCCCGCCGCTTCACCCGGCGCACCCTGCGTGCCTGGGGCATCACCGACGCCGCGGCGGACGCGGCCCTGCTCGTCGTCTCCGAGCTTGTCACCAACGCCCTGGTGCACACCGACGGCCAGGTCCGCCTCGACCTCACCCTGATGAACCAGCGGCTGCGGGTCGCCGTCACCGACACCTCGCCCCGCACCCCCGTCAAGCCGACCAACCTGGGCTGGGAGGCCACCGGCGGGCGCGGCATCCTCCTCGTGGAGGCGATGTCCGACGCGTGGGGGACGGTGCCGGTCAGCGGCGGCAAGCAGGTGTGGAGCGAGCTGGTGCTGGAGCACTGA
- the rfbB gene encoding dTDP-glucose 4,6-dehydratase: MNLLVTGAAGFIGSAYVRGLLGRDAAEDTAVHITVLDKLTYAGTRTNLPDGHPRLEFVHGDICDADLVDKLMATADQVVHFAAESHVDRSIDGAGEFVRTNVLGTQTLLDAALRHGVGPFVHVSTDEVYGSIETGAWSEDHPLRPSSPYSASKASSDLIALSYHHTHGLDVRVTRCSNNYGPRQFPEKVIPLFVTNLLDGERVPLYGDGRNVRDWLHVEDHCRGVDLVRTKGRPGEVYHLGGGTELSNRELTGLLLDACGAGWDRVVYVEDRKGHDLRYRVDWTKARTELGYRPRHDFATGLAETVAWYREHRDWWEPLQRRHGRPAQTGWPQAVTSPVP, from the coding sequence ATGAACCTCCTCGTCACCGGGGCCGCCGGCTTCATCGGATCCGCCTACGTGCGCGGCCTCCTCGGCCGCGACGCGGCCGAGGACACCGCCGTGCACATCACCGTCCTGGACAAGCTCACGTACGCGGGCACCCGCACCAACCTGCCGGACGGCCACCCGCGCCTGGAGTTCGTGCACGGCGACATCTGCGACGCCGACCTCGTCGACAAGCTGATGGCCACGGCCGATCAGGTCGTCCACTTCGCCGCCGAGTCGCACGTCGACCGCTCCATCGACGGCGCCGGGGAGTTCGTCCGCACCAACGTGCTCGGCACCCAGACGCTGCTGGACGCGGCCCTGCGGCACGGTGTCGGCCCGTTCGTGCACGTGTCCACCGACGAGGTCTACGGCTCGATCGAGACCGGCGCCTGGTCCGAGGACCATCCGCTGCGCCCCTCCTCCCCGTACTCCGCCTCGAAGGCCTCCTCCGACCTGATCGCCCTCTCCTACCACCACACCCACGGCCTGGACGTCCGCGTCACCCGCTGTTCCAACAACTACGGCCCGCGCCAGTTCCCCGAGAAGGTGATCCCGCTGTTCGTCACGAACCTCCTGGACGGCGAGCGGGTCCCCCTCTACGGCGACGGACGCAACGTCCGCGACTGGCTGCACGTCGAGGACCACTGCCGGGGCGTCGACCTCGTCCGCACCAAGGGCCGCCCCGGCGAGGTCTACCACCTCGGCGGCGGTACGGAGCTGAGCAACCGCGAGCTGACCGGTCTGCTCCTCGACGCCTGCGGGGCCGGCTGGGACCGCGTCGTGTACGTCGAGGACCGCAAGGGCCACGACCTGCGCTACCGCGTCGACTGGACCAAGGCCCGCACCGAGCTCGGCTACCGCCCCCGCCACGACTTCGCGACCGGGCTCGCCGAGACGGTCGCCTGGTACCGGGAGCACCGCGACTGGTGGGAGCCCCTCCAGCGGAGGCACGGCCGACCTGCGCAGACGGGGTGGCCGCAGGCCGTCACTTCCCCCGTGCCGTGA